GTGGATCCCTTATATGTTATGAGGGTTTGTGTAAAGATGTACACATCGGTGTGATTGTTGGTGTGACTCACAGAGAAAAGAAACCCTATGTGTTCTGTTGTACATTGAGTGCACCtggattcatttttttgttggcaAAGACTCCCTCATGGAAGATCCACGAGGGAAAACAAGAAACTGCGAGAGTCATCATGGAACCCCCACTGGTCGTTAAGACGTGTTCAGACTTTGTTTTGACTGATTTTGTATCACTGCATCTGTATATAACCTTAATTGCATAAGACATGgcataaataatatatatatatttttcttttgattcCTATTGTTATGATTTCTATAGTTGTTGAGTTGAGTATTGAATATGAATTTGACTTTCCTTTGATCTGTAGCTGGATCTTTCATATTGCATACAAATATTGTTTGGGGTTCTATTTTATAGCAGGATCCCGTTTAAAAACAATGTCCTTCTAACCTGCAGAAAGAAAAGCCGCTGAGTTGCTTCCTGGATCAGTTCCTCTGTGACATCCTCAGGGTAAAACTTTGCTCTGAACTTGATCAACAAAGGGTTGTCCCTCTTCACATCTTGAGCTATCACCTGGGAACGAAACCACACAACAGAGGGATGCCGGAATGAAGAAATACGTGCTAATTAGCGTCAATGGGGTGACAAAGTAACATTAAAATCCCAAAGCATGGTTGCAACTCCATCTAAAATCTGGGAAGTCTGGGAACCTATGCCGTCAGGGGATAACACAAACATTGCCCTTACCCTCTTGTTCAGCTTGAGCCAAGTGGAGAAGCCTTTGCTGTCCTGATACTGGAGGCCAAAGAACCATGTTTCCCTCAGCCCAATGGTCTTCACTATCTAAACACATAAGTAACACCATCACACATATGTACGTCAAAGCTCCTGTTTCAATTGTAATGCACAGGGTACCTGGTCAAAGAGCTGTTTGCCGGTCGTGCTAGGCAGGATGGCAAACTCCAGCTCAGCATCCATGGTTGTAACTCGAACATTTATCTGCCAGagaaaacactcacactgaGCTACAGGAGGAAGAAATTGACCCCTGCTGCTCATTCATCTGTGTCACTGGAAAAGCATCAAGGAGCATGCAAAGCAACAGCTGGGAGTAAAGAAGCACTACGAATGCTGTGATCATTTGTTGTGTTCTTTGAAACAATGCTACATTTCTTGGCTCTTTGACAGAAAAATGACCAAAAAGAGTGTTCTTACATTCTTCTGTTCAACCAGGAGCATCCAATCACAAGAGGTTGGTGGGGACTATAATCAAAAAATGAAGCCCACAGTATGTTTTAGACTTAACTGAGAACATGGGGTGCATTCCATGATGCATGAAGTATATACGACTGGGTCAAAACACTGACACCCATTTCGTGATCATTTTTGATTATTAATATCAAAACACATACGCATAACTAGTATATAATGACacaatattaaagaaaaagcagcatagAAGAGAAATGGATGGCTCCATACCTCTTGAACATTGCTTGGATTAATAGAGCAGGCTTTCATTGGTGCCTTTTATAATAATCACTATAAATGATTATAATaggaataataacaataatgtacTACACTTGTAAGCCTCACTGAACATCCTCTGGGGACTGACTACttcaataaatatgtattattttataaacagGAAGGAGAAAGATTCACTTTGCTACTGTTTTGTTTATCTATAATGtgacaaaaaacattaatacaAGAACACAAATGCAACAAATAAGAAACATCTGGCAGCTGGGCCTTATACCCTGATTGGGTTTGCTATAAAAAATATATCCTATGGTTAAAAACTTCAGACAAATGCCTTGTTGTAGCCTTTAAATAACAGAGCAGGTTCCCATATTTCCATCGAAGCACTAAAATTCAAGTAACACATGAAACACAAGggaaataaagatataaaacaattaAGGGTAGCTACTTACAgttgacatttgtgtttttttgtagcCGAAACACTTCTTCGGAGAGGTGCTTGTAGTAGCCTTTTCTCTGCGAAGTCATATGAAACTGCTTGCAATACCAACAAGGATTATACTGGGTGAGAATGGACCATTGTATTGCTCCCAAGTACTTCTCTCTTTGTTAATCCAACAGCAGCCAGGGGGGCAACGTGTTAAAGAGAGGCATACCTCATTTACTGAGGACACTTTTCTACTTTATTTGATCAGGTTTGGACTGATTATCTCTTATAAAACACctggacatttttctttttcccaaaTGTTTTTGTAGAGTAACACAAATTAGGAGTCGGCATAACTCAGTCAGTACCTGGTGTTCCAGTGGCGGCAAGGGCGCAAACAAACTAATCCAATAATCCTCCTAGGTAATGTTTAAAGCATAAGTAATGGCATACAGTTATTTAAGTGTggcagatgtgtttgttttgtaagctTGTTGCCACCTTCTTTTCAAAAGAATGTTTCTGGTAACTTTCGCATTCATTAACAGctgtacaattattttattgatggGTTTCGTAACATTTGTTCATATATTTCTAAAGTAAATAggattagattcaactttactATCATTgcacaagggggggggggggggttggatgTTGAATACTTCCTTACTACATAATGATAACTGCTTATTGTCCCTTAATATGacaatatttcagtttcagtttcctttccctttttatgAGTCTCCATTGAGTGTTACATTTTACCCTTAATATTAATGTTGATGTTGAGTGAAGTTGTTTTAATCGTTGTGTAAATTTGGGATTCAAAGGGTTGTTCGTGGTGCCACTCATCACACGCAACCACTGTTTCACACTGCGGGCACGTCCTCGTGTGCGCGCTCACGCCGGctattgtgtttttatcaaCAAGCAGACCACCGTGGCCTTACGGGTAACTGAGCTGACCAGCTGAACGAAAAGACGCTGTAACACCATGGGGGACGAACAAGAAATAATGTGCAAGTTAGAAAACATCTTGGAAATACGGTAAGACTTGGCTGCGGAAGAAAGGGAATTGTTGCCAAGTGTTTGACACGTCTTAAAAAACGTTATCTGAGCTAATGTTAGCCGGCCAAGAATGAGCCTCTTGGCTGCGCTTTTGTTACCGAGCTAGCTAATATTAGCCTGTCTGATGAGACGcctgtgtttaatgtgtttgtgctaTTCTACTTTTAGCTCGTTTCCAAAAGGTTGGGAAGTTAGACCTGTCACACGGGCATATAAGGCATAGATACAAAGAAGCTGTACGTTAAGGTGCATTTTCGAACGACACATGTATACATATTCCAGATGTGTACCAGCCAAATGCCAGATGCGCGATGCTAATGATTTCTGTCGGTAAGCTAGCTACTTAGCTAGCAAGCTTACCTGCCTGTCATTATCTCACTGAACACCAGTCTGTTTGTTTGCACTGATTTCTTCATTGCAGACACGCGTAGTAGCAGCGTAACAGACGTGCATCAAATGAATTCATGCATTTAGTTCATTAATTTATCGCTGCAGTATTTGATGATTTTGCTTAACAACAATGCATTGCGTCTGTGaaattatgtattattttacacattGATATACATTCATGACAGATGGAAATACATTCGTAGTGTTTTAGATTGTACTGAATTAAAatctctctttattttgtctgtaaTGGAAATAACCTGAACAGCTGGTGTCTTTTGTCTGTGCCACTGTTTGCAGGAACAAGACTGTGCAGATGCAGAAGATCAAGTCTCGTCTTAAGGTCGAGTTTGAATCTCTGGAGTCTGAGGAGAAGCACCTGAAAGAGTACAAACAAGAGATGGATCTGCTTCTACAAGAGAAAATGGCACATGTGGAGGAGCTGCGGCTTATCCATGCAGATATCAATGTGGTGAGTCCTTGATTCAGAGAGGAAGAGCTTTTGAAATCTCAGTTTAGAGTTAGCATCAGCAATGAGAATAGTGGTATTTGATGAGCGTCACATGATAATAACATAGTGAATTTCATCTTAGTGCCTGTATTATTTCCAGTATTAAATATATCTTATGAGTAGGTACAAGCTTCTATAAAgcatatacatgtttttttcttcttttgaaatACCCAATCCTGTCCTCTCAGATGGAAAGCACCATCAAGCAGTCGGAGAATGACCTGAATAAACTGCTAGAAACAACACGCCGCCTGCATGATGAGTACAAACCCCTGAAGGAGCATGTTGATGCCCTCAGGATGACTTTAGGTCTGCACAGACTGCCAAACCTGaacgaagaggaggagaagctcTCTCTGGAGTTAGTatacaagcacaaacacactcacaaacagtctcacacacactaacatgcaTGCAAGGAAGTTCACTAAAACTATTTTGTACGGATGTTGCATATTGACACATACTTTGAATCAGAGAACATCTCCAAATACTTGTGAACACATCAAAGATTTGCATTTTGATAGGATTCTCCAGGGACATGGAAGGGGCATGTTTACAAAGTGATTACAGCAACTGGAGATATTTCAGTGTTCCGCAACATATTGTTAGAAAACAACTATGATGCTATGTAAAAGCATTAGAAAACAAGAATACACAAGTTGTTTATGTGTTATGTTAAAACAATTGAACATGTTAGGATGTAGTgatttaaataagtaaatacaaaatataggtaattttaaaaaagtagtaTAACTTTGTGAAACTATtgtgaaatacacaaaaatagtgCTCTGAAAATTACGCCTTGTAGTACACCACATGTAATTGAtgactttgaaaaataaaaacatttaccGAATGTCTTAGAGAGACACTATAGTGCAGTCCTTTCAATGTGCACACATTGATCAAATCTATTATTAATGGTGTTTTTGTAGGCAGTACTTAACAATATTTACGACTCAATGTATATCTTGTAGCTATCAAGTAGGGCTCTTGGCGCCAGCGCAGTTTGTGGCCGGAGGCAATATGTCTTTCAGTCTGTCCCATTTATCGTGTATACAATATCCCAAGAACGCTTTGAGGGATTTTCTTCAAATCTGACACTTTTTTGTCGATTTGCAGTCATTAAGACAATTTCACACAATCAATCGGATAAAATGTGGgaagtgatgacattttggaCAGACATGAATGTAAACTGCAACTAGTTGGCAGGGGGATATATCTGCAAAGCCGTTATTCTCTGTTCTTTGCAGGAGTTTTGTGGTAGTACACAAGCCTTAAAATATTCAGACACAACCAGAGGACAGGGAGCTAACTAGGTTGGTAATTCATTTGAAAAGTCCAAGGGGAATTTGGTTGATGTGATGTCCACAGGCGGAAAACAGACATTAGAGATAAATCATTTCACAGAGCAAAATAACCCTTATGTTACTTACTGCAGTATAAGAAGGACATTTACTATTATCtagaaaaagaaggagaggaatACCTAGAATGAATGCCATTAGATTTATCCAAGAACGTAAGCAGTGTTTGGCTGTCAATACATTAGAATTGAAGGTCTCGACTACTATACTATTTGATAATTAGTAAAAATGTTCTAGTGTTTTGTGAATAGACCATATTAAGACAGTCAAATGACATGAAACAAGAgtaaaatctcaaaaacaattacattcaGCCAATACACAATTCAGTAGCAAAACCATTTGACTCAttatctttataaaaaatacttttgattaATCAAAATTTCCAGCCTGTATTACTTAAAAAGCAAATCATTTAGCTTATTTATGCACTACGGTTCAAAAGCTCTTTGACCACAGCATTGCAACGCTCTGCTATAGACAAGTAATGGCAAACATGATtataaatagaaacatttatAGTTTTACTAATAGTTTTTTTAGTGGGTTCTATTGGATATGATTCAGATTATGGCAGTGAGGTTGTTTATTACTGTGACCAAAGACTTTGAGGACATCTGATGCCGTTGAGTTGTAGGTCGTGGAGGTGGCTATTCTAGAAGACAATTTCTGGATCAGATGTTAAGATCTGATTTCTCAGAGGTCAAATACAAATGGCCGTTCCCTTCTTTTCGCCAACATAGTGATATATGGTTTTTGGTCACGATGAGAAGCCTATTCATAGGACACTGGGAGttagaggaaaacatttttttccacgTTTCCTTTAGAGACAATTCTTTGAGTGGGAATTGATCTTCTGGTCATCAGTTGTCTGAAGAACTTGCACGATTTGActgatatttatattattatttattctggAAAGTTGAGTGGGCTTTCATGGCCCCAATGTAAGCTGTTCAAAGCGAAATATTTAGATAATCTCAAATTACTGGGACATTGCTGCGTCTCCATTTGCTTACTTACTATTTGAAGTGCAATCCAATGGCTAAATGCAGTTTTgctatttattaaatgtaccaATGTCttagtttaaaaaagaagctgtCACTACCGGTGAGGGCCTGTCACTACCCGATCCGTACCGGACACCCGATCCGTACCGGATACCCGATCCGTACCGGATACCCGATCCGTACCGGATACCCGATCGGTTCGGCGCATGATGCTCACTGAAGTATGTCGAAACAATTTACGGCAGTTTTCTGGGATTTAAATTAATGTTGTCTTTGGTTTTATTAGTTATACAATATAATACCTactttctctcttgttttggtAAAGAATGTCTAAAATACGGAGCTAATTTAGTCATTTATTGACATAGAAAAGCTAGTTAAATGCTAGCATGCCttttaataaagtaatttatAAAGTCATTCAACtacaaacaatgaaatataaatcaagGTATACTATATTTATTCAGCTTtggaagaagtaatcagatcctttacttaagtaaaagtacacattagCACAATGTTTAGGTAAGTGTCAAGGAAGTACTCTTTTCACAATATTATATTTAGGAAATTATATAatcctgtttttataaatgtaatagaATTTAAGTATTGTAGTTTGACAACGTAGACAAAATGCAGATACTAAAAAATACTGTGTAGATAACTGGTGTAGTACTGCAATATACCATCTCAGCATATCAGGTATTTTATATGTGCAAAGTAACTGTgggtgttaaaataaatgtagtgaaaagCAAAAGTATTGGCCTCTgaaatggagtagaagtataggGAAGCAATCAAAGGAAAATACTCAATTCAAgtacaaatatatcaaaatgcaCTTTGATACAATACTTGATTACGTATACTGAGTTACTTTACGCCACTTTACTATacttcaatgttttttaagtgaagCACTGGATTTTGTCAGTGTTGTAAAATGCACACCAAACATTTAATCAATGTATTGAACGTACAGTAAATCAATATTTGCGCACTTCTGGTACAGATCGGGTAGTGACAGGGCCTCTTTTACTATTTAATAAAACTTCAAACAAGAACTTCTATtaactttacttttatttggaGCGACTGTAGTCTCAACAGCAGATATCTACAAACCTCGGCACATAGCCTTAAAAACTAACTTTTTACTGGTATCACAGAGGGAATTTGAATCATTTAAGGCTTAAAGAGAAGTATCTGATAGTTGTGTTCCTCTGATTGACAGGTCTTGTGGCCTTTTCAGAAATTCAAGTCCAACATAGTCTTCCCTCCATTTGTGATGTTTCCGTTTCCCAGAAACTGGTAGCAATAAATCCATCGTGAAGCTTCCAAAATTCCCCCAAAAACACTGCACGCATATCAAGGGGGGCTGACACCAAACGGCAGTCTGACGTCCTTAAACAGCAGACGATGGTAAGACTGAAGGGTCTATTACCGagcaaacaggaaatgatgctGGCTAGTACATTCACTAATTGGGCTACTTATAATGGGACCAACAATCACGTCTGTGTTTTCTGGTATACGTGAGAACAGATTTAGAagattactttttatttgaaactgtgttTACTCAACGTGCAGACTAAAATGGGTACCCTGTTTCCCCACACCATGTTGGCCAGATGTGAGTTCAGTATAATTTCGTAATGTGGTTAGTGAGGATTTTTTATGCACTGCAAATCCTTATTTTCCTTCCAAATGAAGAGCATAAGTTGTGAGGAAGTGTGAGCGGGCTCTCGCCGCTGCTCTGCTCGCTGGGAGCATTGTTGGCAGGCCGGCTTCTCAGTTGGCCGTGTTTCCTGTGTGAAAGCTCGGGCGATGATTTCATGCAGCCAGGTGGTGGTCTTATATCTTCGCCTTCTCAGTAGTTTGCTTTTTACGTCCTCCTGTATTCACAAGTTTCTTAGAAAGCTCTGTCTTATCGCTATTCTTCTTTTGTGCTGACAGAACTCATCACAGAGAGGGATATTGGTGCCAGAGAAGTAGGGATGTCCCGGTTCAATCTCAAAGATCAGTATCAAATCCATCAAGGCGTTCTAACTGATCGGCGTCGGCTTTATTCAGCCA
The DNA window shown above is from Eleginops maclovinus isolate JMC-PN-2008 ecotype Puerto Natales chromosome 23, JC_Emac_rtc_rv5, whole genome shotgun sequence and carries:
- the zc4h2 gene encoding zinc finger C4H2 domain-containing protein encodes the protein MGDEQEIMCKLENILEIRNKTVQMQKIKSRLKVEFESLESEEKHLKEYKQEMDLLLQEKMAHVEELRLIHADINVMESTIKQSENDLNKLLETTRRLHDEYKPLKEHVDALRMTLGLHRLPNLNEEEEKLSLDYFEKQKAEWQKEPHEPAIPESLAAAAAAAQQLQVSRKQDARQTATFRQQPPPMKACLSCHQQIHRNAPICPLCKAKSRSRNPKKPKRKPDE